A single Bacillus sp. OxB-1 DNA region contains:
- a CDS encoding DUF3243 domain-containing protein has product MQDEVKKELDQLDTEKKDDILENFNRFKLFLSDKVSKGESLGLSEEQLAKTAEIAANYLSQNEEPRNREQYLLQELWRVGNKEEQHMLAHMLVKLAREA; this is encoded by the coding sequence ATGCAGGATGAGGTCAAAAAGGAACTGGATCAGTTGGATACCGAAAAGAAGGATGATATTTTAGAGAACTTCAACCGATTCAAACTATTTTTGTCGGATAAAGTAAGCAAAGGCGAAAGTCTCGGGCTGAGTGAAGAACAATTGGCTAAAACGGCTGAGATTGCCGCCAATTATCTATCCCAAAACGAAGAACCTCGAAATCGGGAACAATATTTACTGCAAGAGCTTTGGAGAGTTGGAAATAAAGAGGAGCAGCATATGCTAGCCCATATGCTGGTGAAACTGGCACGTGAAGCGTAA
- a CDS encoding flagellin N-terminal helical domain-containing protein, which produces MLGKWNATGLNILRNMSIQQNQIALSMERLSSGKRINRAADDPAGLAISEKMRAQIRGLQVAQRNIQDSISMFQTAEGALNETHAMLQRMRELSVQAASDTLTDDDRKLLDLEFQELKKEIERNSKQTEFNTMPLLDGSRSSIKIQAGANAGQTIEFTIGDMGSDALSLGDASIADREKADKAISLLDGAIQKVSSERSRMGAYVNRLEHAYSNALTMEENVTAAESRIRDVDIAKEMMALTKANILYQAGQYVLSLHMQQAQSVLQLLKP; this is translated from the coding sequence ATGCTTGGTAAATGGAATGCGACTGGATTGAACATACTCCGGAACATGAGTATCCAGCAGAACCAGATTGCGCTGTCGATGGAACGCCTATCTTCCGGCAAACGGATCAATCGGGCCGCTGACGATCCCGCAGGTCTAGCCATTTCAGAAAAGATGCGGGCCCAGATCCGTGGCCTGCAAGTCGCCCAGCGGAACATCCAGGACAGCATCTCCATGTTCCAAACGGCTGAAGGGGCGCTGAATGAAACCCACGCCATGTTGCAAAGGATGCGAGAGTTAAGTGTCCAAGCTGCGAGTGATACGTTGACGGATGACGATCGCAAATTATTGGACCTCGAATTTCAGGAATTAAAGAAGGAAATCGAGCGAAACTCCAAGCAAACGGAATTCAATACGATGCCTTTGTTGGATGGCAGTCGGAGTTCCATCAAGATCCAAGCTGGCGCAAACGCGGGACAGACGATTGAGTTCACGATCGGAGATATGGGAAGCGATGCCCTAAGTCTGGGGGATGCCTCCATCGCGGACCGGGAAAAAGCCGACAAAGCCATCTCCCTGTTGGACGGTGCCATCCAGAAAGTCTCCTCCGAACGGTCCCGCATGGGTGCATACGTCAACCGACTGGAACATGCCTATTCCAATGCGTTGACTATGGAAGAGAATGTAACAGCTGCCGAGTCGCGGATCCGGGATGTCGATATCGCTAAAGAGATGATGGCTTTGACGAAAGCGAATATCCTCTATCAAGCCGGTCAATATGTCCTCTCCTTGCATATGCAGCAAGCCCAATCCGTCCTTCAACTGTTGAAACCGTAA
- a CDS encoding twin-arginine translocase TatA/TatE family subunit, translating into MGGFASIGVLGLIILLVIVLVLFVPHKLPEVGSAVGKTLAEFRKSTRDIMDAEESQAQKVPKKKELS; encoded by the coding sequence GTGGGTGGATTTGCAAGTATCGGAGTACTGGGACTAATCATCCTTTTGGTGATTGTGTTGGTTTTATTTGTCCCTCATAAATTGCCTGAAGTCGGTTCGGCAGTCGGTAAAACGCTTGCAGAATTCAGGAAATCGACCCGGGACATTATGGATGCCGAAGAGTCGCAGGCTCAGAAGGTTCCGAAGAAAAAGGAACTATCTTGA
- a CDS encoding twin-arginine translocase subunit TatC: protein MDSKKTDKRKSEQKVVARIQPAINGEEATIVAVKELLDDPPLVENFTDLRKRLLKSVGIFLFFFLMFFSTILLMTTIPVGVLFELPIVALFLSAVGLLSAESMKKVRKLSYVVIAIISALFTPLSFINQPIVMIPLLLLYEVSIFLIVFVERRKVLTD, encoded by the coding sequence ATGGATTCGAAGAAAACAGACAAACGAAAAAGTGAACAGAAAGTGGTCGCCCGCATTCAGCCGGCCATAAACGGGGAAGAAGCGACTATCGTAGCGGTAAAAGAATTGTTAGACGACCCGCCTTTAGTCGAAAACTTCACTGATTTGCGAAAAAGGTTGCTGAAAAGCGTCGGCATCTTCCTGTTCTTCTTCCTCATGTTTTTTTCGACTATCCTCTTAATGACGACGATACCAGTCGGCGTGCTGTTTGAGTTGCCGATCGTTGCCTTATTTCTATCGGCCGTTGGGTTATTGTCGGCAGAATCGATGAAGAAAGTCAGGAAGTTGTCCTATGTGGTGATTGCCATCATTTCTGCATTGTTCACACCTTTGAGTTTCATTAATCAACCGATTGTCATGATCCCGTTGCTTCTGCTTTACGAAGTGAGTATTTTCCTTATTGTTTTTGTGGAGAGGCGCAAAGTGCTTACGGATTAA
- a CDS encoding MFS transporter, giving the protein MAHEGYSIKEAQFWRIVLSLGFASLYIFAAMYAFQPLLPLFKEEFSISVSYASLSMSVSTVGLILGLIILGFLSDRNGRTHYIKLSLIGSTLPFFLMAVSDSFLWMVILRFIQGFALAGVPAAALAYISEEIHQQFMSVATALYISCNGIGGMIGRFVTGYMGEHFSWQLSFHILGFTGILIFIAILLTLPKSRNFTASQEGFSKDIEGFLFHLKNPNLLIVFGLGVVLQLSFTGMWTFLPFHLMAPPYSLSLDAISYTYFAYSFGVIGAPLAGWLAGYFGLRTVRRAGVITMSVGLLLTLGTSLTLIGTGLCIVCLGFFTAHTLTAASVGKEAEHHKGSASSIYLVSYYIGVTIGSTFLSPLWTIFDWNGLVTFTSLLPVVYIAIIRMRRKMKSA; this is encoded by the coding sequence ATGGCTCATGAAGGTTATTCGATAAAAGAGGCACAGTTTTGGAGGATTGTCTTAAGCTTGGGGTTTGCTTCCCTTTATATATTTGCGGCCATGTATGCTTTTCAGCCACTTCTTCCTTTGTTCAAAGAAGAGTTCTCCATATCTGTTTCCTATGCAAGTCTGTCGATGTCGGTGTCTACGGTTGGACTCATTTTGGGTTTGATCATCCTCGGATTTCTTTCGGACCGAAACGGGAGGACCCACTATATCAAGCTGTCTCTGATCGGTTCGACATTGCCATTCTTCTTGATGGCGGTATCGGATTCGTTCCTTTGGATGGTCATATTGCGGTTCATCCAGGGGTTCGCGCTTGCTGGAGTCCCCGCCGCGGCACTCGCCTATATTAGTGAAGAAATACATCAACAGTTTATGAGTGTCGCTACAGCACTTTATATATCTTGCAATGGAATCGGCGGGATGATAGGGCGGTTTGTGACGGGCTATATGGGGGAACATTTCTCGTGGCAACTGTCATTTCATATTCTCGGATTTACGGGAATCCTCATCTTTATCGCCATTCTCCTGACATTGCCGAAATCACGGAATTTCACCGCGAGCCAAGAAGGCTTTTCAAAGGATATAGAAGGATTTCTCTTCCACTTGAAAAATCCGAATTTGCTCATCGTCTTCGGACTTGGGGTCGTGTTGCAGTTATCATTCACGGGAATGTGGACGTTCTTGCCGTTTCATCTTATGGCACCGCCGTATTCGTTGTCCCTTGACGCTATCTCCTATACGTATTTTGCCTATAGTTTCGGGGTGATCGGTGCTCCGCTTGCTGGATGGTTGGCCGGATACTTTGGTTTGCGGACTGTGCGGAGAGCCGGTGTCATAACGATGTCTGTGGGACTTTTACTGACATTGGGGACTTCCTTGACGCTAATCGGGACAGGGTTATGCATCGTCTGTCTCGGTTTTTTCACCGCACACACCTTGACCGCTGCTTCTGTCGGGAAAGAGGCGGAGCATCACAAAGGGAGCGCCTCCAGCATATACTTGGTCTCCTATTATATCGGGGTGACAATCGGCAGTACGTTCCTTAGCCCGCTTTGGACCATATTCGATTGGAACGGTCTCGTCACGTTCACGTCCCTCCTTCCGGTCGTGTATATCGCCATCATCCGCATGAGGAGGAAAATGAAAAGCGCATAA
- a CDS encoding LrgB family protein — translation MQIVGLTLLYIALTILIYSLATFLYIKYSNPLLIPMFTATIAIILVLVLFQVEYDTYMIGGKWIDLLLGPAIVSLAVPLYKQRDVLRIHLLPVLSGVVIGSLFGMLSGSLLTKLLRFSDELVLTILPKSITTPIAMEIAAGLGGNPTLAVVFVITAGLTGIMFGPLLLRYTRINTALGRGIGLGVAAHALGTSKALEFGEQEASMSSVAMTLSAITGSVFGPLIAWLFHFY, via the coding sequence ATGCAAATCGTAGGGTTAACTCTCCTTTATATCGCCTTGACCATCCTGATATATTCTCTAGCAACGTTCTTATACATAAAATACTCGAATCCGCTTCTGATCCCGATGTTCACGGCCACGATCGCCATTATACTTGTGCTGGTCCTCTTCCAAGTCGAGTATGACACGTATATGATCGGCGGAAAGTGGATCGACTTGCTATTGGGACCGGCGATTGTTTCCTTGGCAGTCCCCCTTTATAAGCAGCGGGACGTATTACGGATACATCTCTTGCCTGTTCTCAGCGGGGTGGTGATCGGCAGCCTGTTCGGAATGCTAAGCGGTTCCCTACTAACAAAGCTGCTCCGTTTTTCGGATGAACTTGTTCTGACCATTTTACCGAAATCGATCACGACCCCGATTGCGATGGAAATCGCTGCTGGGTTGGGCGGCAATCCTACTTTGGCAGTCGTTTTCGTCATTACCGCCGGATTGACGGGCATCATGTTCGGCCCTTTGCTTTTGCGCTACACCCGAATCAATACTGCGCTCGGCCGTGGTATCGGATTAGGAGTGGCAGCGCATGCACTTGGCACTTCAAAAGCGCTTGAATTCGGGGAGCAGGAAGCATCCATGAGTTCCGTCGCCATGACCTTGTCAGCCATTACGGGATCTGTGTTTGGACCACTCATCGCCTGGCTGTTTCATTTTTATTAA
- a CDS encoding CidA/LrgA family holin-like protein, giving the protein MKLGKYALQVILLLGFFAVGQWLQQLLHIPLPGSILGLLLLWMALLLKVIPLRWVEGGSYLFLSVLPIFFIPATVGVMNFGSFFLSRGVVLIPLTIIGTFLTMWVAGFVSQSIASKISNRKEEAKCKS; this is encoded by the coding sequence ATGAAATTGGGAAAATACGCACTTCAAGTTATCTTATTATTGGGATTTTTCGCGGTCGGCCAGTGGCTTCAACAGCTGCTGCACATCCCATTGCCGGGAAGCATTCTCGGATTGCTGCTTCTTTGGATGGCTTTATTACTGAAAGTCATACCGCTGAGGTGGGTGGAAGGCGGTTCGTATCTATTCTTATCTGTGCTGCCGATTTTTTTCATACCGGCTACTGTCGGAGTGATGAACTTCGGCTCATTCTTTCTGAGCCGGGGCGTCGTGTTAATTCCCCTCACGATCATCGGCACGTTCCTGACCATGTGGGTAGCCGGATTTGTCAGTCAATCCATCGCTTCCAAAATTTCAAATAGAAAGGAGGAGGCCAAATGCAAATCGTAG
- a CDS encoding AI-2E family transporter, with the protein MTKKLWFQVGVGILLALLIIKYFMEINSIFAPIVIIAKAIFLPLLLGGVLYYATEPIQRFLESKKVPRWGSILSILIGLVLVIWGFGSVVGPPVTEQVNTLVENAPAIAKEVDHIKDIALQQKEDLPPKLQESIDSAAESVQSIAVKFTKWIVQFLQSFFQAMFLLVLVPFFFIFMLKDHEKLAPFVYNFFSGESREWVRKTLHDIDTVLRSYIQGQLLISALLAILLFIGYWAIGLEYALLLAFFNLFMNLIPFLGPWIGVAPALIIALIQEPKLIIGVAIVTLVAQQIESNLITPNVMGKSLDIHPLTVITVILAAGNIAGFLGIILAIPTYAVGKAIVKNVYARRKEIKLAATKTV; encoded by the coding sequence GTGACGAAGAAATTATGGTTCCAGGTCGGAGTGGGAATCCTGCTGGCATTGCTCATCATCAAATACTTCATGGAAATAAATAGTATTTTCGCTCCGATCGTCATTATCGCTAAAGCGATTTTCTTGCCGCTGCTGCTGGGCGGGGTTCTTTATTATGCTACCGAACCGATCCAGCGGTTCTTGGAAAGTAAAAAAGTGCCGCGTTGGGGAAGCATTTTATCCATTCTCATCGGGTTGGTGCTTGTCATTTGGGGATTCGGCTCCGTTGTCGGTCCACCCGTTACAGAACAGGTGAATACACTCGTGGAGAATGCCCCTGCCATTGCCAAAGAAGTGGATCACATCAAAGACATTGCGTTGCAACAAAAAGAGGATCTGCCTCCAAAATTGCAAGAATCGATTGACAGTGCAGCTGAATCCGTCCAATCCATCGCAGTCAAATTCACAAAATGGATTGTTCAATTTCTGCAGTCCTTCTTCCAAGCGATGTTCCTTCTTGTGCTCGTCCCGTTTTTCTTCATCTTCATGTTGAAGGACCATGAAAAGCTTGCGCCATTCGTTTACAACTTCTTTTCAGGAGAAAGCCGGGAGTGGGTCCGCAAAACATTGCATGACATTGACACCGTGCTCCGTTCGTATATCCAGGGACAATTGCTGATCAGTGCACTATTGGCAATACTGTTATTCATCGGCTATTGGGCGATCGGATTAGAGTACGCACTGCTACTGGCATTCTTCAATCTGTTCATGAATCTGATTCCGTTCCTCGGGCCGTGGATCGGGGTGGCGCCCGCGCTGATCATTGCGCTGATTCAAGAGCCGAAATTGATTATTGGTGTGGCCATCGTAACATTGGTTGCCCAGCAGATTGAAAGTAATCTGATCACGCCGAACGTTATGGGGAAATCACTCGATATTCACCCGCTTACCGTTATTACCGTCATCCTGGCGGCAGGAAATATCGCCGGCTTTCTCGGCATCATCTTGGCCATTCCTACTTACGCGGTCGGCAAAGCCATCGTGAAAAACGTCTATGCGCGCCGGAAAGAAATCAAGCTTGCGGCGACGAAAACAGTGTAG
- a CDS encoding TetR/AcrR family transcriptional regulator, with amino-acid sequence MSTQSTGDRILEAAIQLISEKGYAAATTRSIAELAGVNEVTIFRHFGNKHGILQAIVRKFSYGPILQKTIQLEVTYELEEDLLRFAHEYLRYMLSIKDFVMIAFKEAGAFPEIDEEIAQVPRFIKGELMAYFAEMKRRKLMADLDEEAVAMSFIALNFGHFISTARFESKVTEKKIEELLKTSITIFSRGITP; translated from the coding sequence TTGTCAACACAATCGACAGGGGACCGCATATTGGAAGCTGCTATCCAATTGATCAGTGAAAAGGGCTATGCGGCGGCTACGACCAGGTCTATCGCCGAGCTGGCCGGTGTCAATGAGGTGACCATTTTTCGTCATTTCGGAAACAAACATGGTATTTTGCAGGCCATCGTCCGTAAATTTTCGTACGGCCCGATTCTACAAAAAACAATCCAACTTGAAGTGACGTATGAATTGGAAGAAGACTTACTCCGCTTCGCCCATGAATATCTCCGTTACATGTTATCCATTAAAGATTTTGTGATGATCGCTTTTAAAGAAGCAGGTGCTTTTCCGGAAATCGATGAGGAAATCGCACAGGTCCCGCGTTTCATCAAAGGGGAGCTCATGGCTTATTTTGCGGAGATGAAACGTAGGAAGCTAATGGCGGACCTGGATGAAGAGGCGGTTGCGATGTCTTTTATTGCACTTAACTTCGGCCATTTCATCTCTACTGCTAGATTTGAATCAAAAGTGACAGAGAAGAAAATTGAAGAATTGTTGAAAACGAGCATTACTATTTTTTCTAGGGGCATCACTCCCTAG
- a CDS encoding YhgE/Pip domain-containing protein produces the protein MSVSIVDEDGTGEVATALQQGLSFQVKVHSQLDEALEEMNKRETEMVIQIPSHFMTTLQEGKQPFIYYWINQASPIFSKSIMEQAANQVTNELNANVFAKQTASGAAVFIQQLQQLRLDLPTEQAIAGAIQSQLSALETDPVKKIIKKPNEASEFSANLVPLMVIISSFVGAMVMIMQIHEASSFLRTAHSKWSLFLGRQLINVTVAFLLPLLTIGLMRLFSVEIEEPLYLVYLFQGVMFLTFLLFAQVFVYLFGNYGMAFNILALSLQLVTSGVLISRDLLSSGYRTLSAFLPATYGADGMLLQKMTSLAWIASVALIIAAGAVVAGRESYFVKAIRQKNIIEN, from the coding sequence TTGTCTGTCAGCATTGTAGATGAAGATGGAACGGGGGAGGTTGCAACTGCTTTACAGCAAGGTCTTTCTTTTCAAGTGAAGGTCCACTCTCAATTGGATGAAGCACTTGAGGAAATGAACAAACGGGAAACGGAAATGGTTATTCAAATACCTTCCCATTTTATGACTACATTACAGGAAGGGAAGCAACCATTTATTTATTATTGGATCAACCAAGCCAGCCCGATTTTCAGTAAATCGATTATGGAGCAGGCGGCCAACCAAGTGACAAACGAGCTAAATGCAAATGTATTCGCCAAGCAGACTGCATCGGGAGCCGCAGTCTTCATACAACAATTGCAACAGTTGCGGCTAGATCTCCCAACTGAACAAGCTATAGCCGGGGCAATTCAATCGCAATTGTCCGCTTTGGAAACCGATCCGGTTAAAAAAATTATCAAGAAACCAAACGAAGCTAGCGAATTTTCAGCCAATCTTGTTCCGCTTATGGTGATCATCTCTTCCTTTGTCGGTGCGATGGTCATGATCATGCAAATTCACGAAGCCTCCTCGTTTCTCCGGACGGCCCACTCCAAGTGGAGCCTGTTTCTCGGCAGACAGCTGATCAATGTCACTGTCGCTTTTCTGCTACCTTTGCTAACGATCGGGCTGATGCGCCTGTTCAGCGTTGAAATAGAGGAGCCGCTATATCTGGTGTATCTGTTTCAAGGCGTCATGTTCCTGACCTTCCTCCTATTCGCTCAAGTCTTCGTGTACTTGTTTGGCAATTACGGGATGGCGTTTAATATTCTGGCACTCTCTCTTCAGCTTGTAACGTCGGGGGTGCTCATCTCGAGAGATTTGCTTTCAAGTGGATATCGTACACTCTCCGCCTTCCTACCAGCTACTTATGGGGCGGATGGCATGTTGTTGCAAAAGATGACATCTCTAGCCTGGATTGCAAGTGTTGCCCTTATTATTGCTGCGGGAGCTGTGGTTGCCGGGAGGGAATCATACTTTGTCAAAGCGATTCGGCAAAAAAACATAATAGAAAATTGA
- a CDS encoding IS4 family transposase has translation MDKNTRKTSFGKWLNAIDFEKFNEIVTIHGQDRYTKKLTTQAYTLLMLYAQLMESDSLHALEAALTNRDFQRAIGVDSISVSQLSRKNNRLDPTVLSNLFMQLVSQIAVQKLSPKKGLLLKIIDSTTIPLNVNHFKWAEFRETKAGVKLHIRLVFDENGTHYPDKEVITNAKEHDRNQLEVLVDDKEAMYVFDRGYVDYERFDRFTDDGLFFVCRLKKNAVLHPIHTFSLPEGSDALSDTMAFVGANPNCTENVFRILVIPDGKGGELRLITNRFDISAEEISEIYRSRWAIELFFKWLKQHVKIKHFYGQSEYAVKNQIYLALIAYCLNVLIQSETNSRKSILAISRILAANLWESSRYWLRRIRSGSIP, from the coding sequence ATGGACAAGAATACACGAAAAACTTCATTTGGTAAATGGCTGAATGCCATTGATTTTGAGAAATTCAACGAAATTGTGACCATACATGGGCAAGACCGGTATACAAAGAAGTTAACGACGCAAGCTTACACACTTCTCATGCTGTATGCTCAATTAATGGAGTCAGACAGCCTGCACGCACTGGAAGCAGCGCTGACAAACCGGGATTTCCAACGGGCGATCGGCGTGGATTCCATCAGTGTGTCGCAGCTTTCCAGAAAGAATAATCGGTTGGATCCAACGGTTCTGTCGAATCTTTTCATGCAACTGGTTAGTCAGATCGCTGTACAAAAACTTTCGCCCAAAAAGGGGTTGCTCCTGAAAATCATCGACTCCACAACGATCCCGTTGAACGTAAACCATTTTAAATGGGCCGAATTCCGGGAGACCAAGGCCGGCGTAAAGCTGCATATACGCTTGGTGTTCGATGAAAACGGCACTCATTACCCCGACAAAGAGGTCATCACGAACGCCAAGGAGCACGACCGTAATCAACTCGAAGTGCTTGTTGACGACAAGGAGGCCATGTATGTTTTCGACCGCGGGTATGTGGATTATGAACGGTTTGACCGCTTCACGGACGATGGGCTTTTCTTCGTCTGTCGGTTGAAGAAGAATGCCGTTCTGCATCCCATCCACACATTCTCCCTTCCGGAAGGGAGTGATGCCCTTTCCGACACGATGGCGTTCGTAGGCGCCAATCCGAACTGTACGGAGAACGTTTTCCGAATCCTTGTCATCCCTGATGGCAAGGGGGGCGAATTGCGGCTGATCACCAATCGTTTCGACATTTCCGCGGAGGAAATCAGCGAAATCTACCGTTCTCGCTGGGCCATCGAATTGTTCTTCAAGTGGCTCAAGCAGCACGTGAAGATCAAGCATTTCTACGGTCAAAGTGAATACGCTGTGAAAAACCAGATTTATCTGGCTCTGATTGCCTATTGTCTGAACGTCCTGATTCAATCGGAAACAAACAGCAGGAAATCCATCTTGGCGATTTCACGTATTCTAGCCGCTAATCTATGGGAGTCGTCCCGGTATTGGCTTCGTAGAATCAGGAGTGGAAGCATACCGTAA
- a CDS encoding CHY zinc finger protein, with the protein MLHLLIKGFEVRGIQVDEETRCVHYHTEIDRIAIKFHCCGIYYPCYECHQEIGCGQPDVWPKERFGDRAILCGACGHELTIAEYLECKSECPQCSAPFNPGCKLHRHLYFAT; encoded by the coding sequence GTGCTACATTTGTTAATCAAAGGCTTTGAAGTTCGGGGAATTCAAGTGGACGAGGAAACGCGCTGTGTCCATTACCATACCGAAATCGATCGGATTGCGATCAAGTTCCATTGTTGCGGGATATATTATCCTTGCTATGAATGCCATCAGGAGATCGGTTGTGGACAGCCGGATGTGTGGCCAAAGGAGAGGTTCGGGGACAGAGCAATCCTATGCGGAGCATGCGGGCATGAGCTGACCATTGCGGAATACCTTGAATGCAAGTCGGAATGCCCACAGTGCTCCGCCCCCTTCAACCCAGGATGCAAGCTGCATCGGCATCTGTATTTTGCGACATGA